From Pyxicephalus adspersus chromosome 7, UCB_Pads_2.0, whole genome shotgun sequence, a single genomic window includes:
- the LOC140334850 gene encoding uncharacterized protein gives MGNIQDLLGNRQKIISAETEQKSRDVTPRATQSHPQEEGSQQLPDKMRPVAQPELTQLPRPLPTTQPRSLPTPLPRMGAPRDKATSSQVLVLSWESGHDVTNIITYLVAEQNCDCPCVALSSLTKDSEWTSLVDQSSAVIFYTTPKSQRPLYKMGRYLDYCINKKGPEKVIVIIGDADVLDDDWTAKWEENQFPKTLQQFHILPGELDFINRKKLLETIKKIGTSLIIHTGPPENPPGSLKFGTVGIFSRSSQSDYAWLKSLLESPKLQDVVNEVRSVCISNRGYVEFYEEVIHCHFGILYHTKKRGRVNITDDTNSLYDIEIEYLATVLGRYKVLVVIDDLQDSSWKEKERIWWSQPSIQKYSRNLFLVTEEEKKDEEKLLNKLMEVIVSPAVEEEGPVGNSQTLTDSTRHGTDMDTE, from the exons ATGGGGAACATACAGGATTTATTGGGGAACAGGCAAAAGATAATTTCAGCAGAAACCGAGCAGAAGTCAAGAGATGTGACCCCTCGAGCTACACAATCACATCCACAGGAGGAAGGCTCCCAGCAGCTCCCAGATAAAATGAGACCCGTGGCACAACCAGAACTCACTCAGCTACCAAGACCCTTGCCTACCACCCAACCTAGATCCTTGCCTACACCCCTGCCACGAATGGGGGCACCAAGAGACAAAGCCACTTCATCACA AGTGCTGGTTCTGTCCTGGGAATCGGGCCATGATGTCACTAATATAATCACCTACTTGGTGGCTGAACAAAACTGTGATTGTCCATGTGTCGCTCTCTCATCCCTCACAAAAGACTCGGAGTGGACGTCTCTGGTAGACCAATCCTCGGCTGTCATCTTCTACACAACTCCCAAATCCCAGAGACCATTGTACAAGATGGGGCGCTACCTGGATTACTGCATTAACAAAAAAG GACCAGAAAAGGTGATTGTAATAATTGGGGATGCTGATGTGTTGGATGACGACTGGACAGCTAAGTGGGAAGAAAACCAATTTCCCAAAACTCTTCAACAGTTCCACATATTACCGGGAGAGCTGGACTTCATCAACAGAAAGAAGCTGCttgaaacaattaaaaagatTGGAACATCCCTGATCATTCACACAG GTCCTCCGGAGAACCCACCTGGAAGTCTG AAATTCGGGACTGTTGGAATCTTCTCCAGATCTTCACAAAGTGATTATGCTTGGTTGAAAAGCCTGCTGGAATCTCCAAAACTTCAAGATGTCGTGAATGAAGTCAGATCCGTTTGTATATCAAACCGCGGATATGTAGAGTTTTATGAAGAAGTCATACACTGCCATTTTGGGATCCTGTATCACACCAAGAAAAGAGGGAGAGTTAATATCACTGATGATACCAACTCTTTGTATGACATAGAGATAGAGTACCTGGCGACGGTCCTTG GGCGGTATAAGGTTTTGGTGGTAATAGACGATCTCCAGGACAGCAGCTGGAAGGAGAAGGAACGCATCTGGTGGTCTCAGCCCAGTATACAGAAATACTCCCGCAATCTATTTCTTGTCactgaggaagagaagaaggatgagGAAAAGCTCCTAAATAAGCTGATGGAAGTGATTGTGTCCCCAGCGGTAGAAGAAGAAG GTCCCGTTGGCAATTCTCAGACATTAACTGACAGTACAAGACATGGAACCGACATGGATACCGAATGA
- the LOC140334859 gene encoding very long chain fatty acid elongase 4-like: MASTWEAVKDFYVWALENGDSRTDPWLLVYSPVPIILIFAVYLLLVALGPRLMEGREPFTLRSVLLIYNLCLVGLSVFMFYEFLVTSVMAGYSYFCQPVDYSNSELGLRMARVCWWFFFSKVIELLDTIFFIMRKKFNQISFLHVYHHATMIFNWWAGVKYVAGGQAFFIGMLNSFVHIFMYLYYGLAVLGPSVQKYLWWKRYLTILQLTQFVAIAFHSGYNLFTDCPFPDGFNAAVFAYIISLIILFLNFYYQTYIRRPLKKKL; this comes from the exons ATGGCGTCCACCTGGGAGGCTGTGAAGGACTTCTATGTGTGGGCTCTGGAGAATGGAG ACAGTCGGACGGATCCATGGCTTCTGGTTTACTCTCCCGTCCCCATCATTCTCATATTTGCTGTCTACCTCCTGCTTGTGGCCTTGGGACCCCGACTGATGGAAGGACGGGAGCCCTTCACTTTGCGCTCGGTGCTGCTAATCTATAACCTTTGCCTAGTGGGCCTCTCTGTCTTCATGTTTTATGAG TTTCTGGTGACTTCAGTAATGGCCGGGTACAGCTACTTCTGCCAACCGGTGGACTACAGTAACAGTGAGCTGGGTCTGCGG ATGGCCAGAGTGTGTTGGTGGTTCTTCTTCTCCAAGGTCATTGAGCTCCTAGACACA ATATTTTTCATCATGAGGAAGAAATTCAATCAGATCTCTTTCCTCCATGTCTACCATCATGCCACCATGATCTTCAACTGGTGGGCTGGGGTCAAATACGTGGCTGGAGGACAGG CATTCTTCATCGGCATGCTGAACTCCTTCGTCCACATCTTCATGTACCTGTACTATGGGCTGGCCGTCCTGGGGCCCTCAGTGCAGAAATACCTGTGGTGGAAGCGATACCTGACCATACTTCAGCTG ACTCAGTTTGTGGCAATTGCCTTCCACTCTGGTTACAACCTCTTCACAGACTGTCCGTTCCCTGATGGGTTTAATGCGGCCGTCTTTGCTTATATCATCTCCCTCATCATTCTTTTCCTTAACTTCTACTACCAGACGTACATCCGTCGGCCCCTCAAGAAAAAGTTGTGA